The Breoghania sp. L-A4 sequence CGGACAAACAGGCCGTGCAGAACGCGGTCATGCGGGCGATCGAGGCCGACCACGCCATTTCCACCGAATGGATCACCGACGCGGAGCTTGACGCCAACCCCGGACTGGTCAAATCGATGAGCGTCCAGCCACCGCGCGGTTCCGGCCTGGTGCGGCTGGTGCGCATCGGCGAGAATTTCGACCTGCAACCCTGCGGTGGCACGCATGTAAAATCGACACGTGAGATCGGCTCGCTTCTGGTGACAAAAATCGAAAACAAGGGCCGTCAAAACCGGCGAATCCGCATAAGGCTGGACACCTGAAATCCGGCTAAAAGGCAATCTGGGAAGGAAACACGAATGGACCGCCGCAATCTGGTGTCGAGCGAATGGCTACACGCCCATCTGGAGGCGCCTGACGTCGTGGTCGTCGACGCCTCCTGGTATCTCCCGAACCAGAACCGCGATGGACATGCGGAATACCTCGAGGCGCATATTCCCGGCGCCGTGTTCTTCGACATCGATGCAATCAGCGACACCTCCAGCAACCTGCCGCACATGCTGCCACCCGCGCACGTTTTCTCCTCCCACATGCGAAAGCTCGGCATCGGCGACGGCCAGACCATCGTCGTCTATGACGGCGCGGGCCTGTTCTCCGCGGCGCGCGCCTGGTGGATGTTCCGCATCATGGGCGTGGCGCGGGTCTTCGTGCTGGACGGCGGCCTGCCGAAATGGCGCGCGGAAAAGCGCCCCCTGGAGGACGGTGCCGTCTCCCGACCCGACCGTCATTTCTCCGCCCGGCTCAATCACGCCATGGTGCGCGATGTCGACGATATCCGCGCCATCGTCACAAAAGGCGGTGCGCAAATTGCCGACGCCCGTTCGCGACCGCGATTCGATGCGGTGGAAAAGGAGCCGCGGCCCGGGCTGCGCTCCGGTCACATCCCCGGCAGCGCCTGCGTACATTACGCGAGCCTGTTGGACAGCAATGGCTGCCTGAAAGCCAGCGCGGAGCTGGAGCAGACCTTCCGCGCGGCGGGGATTGATCCCGCCCGTCCCATCGTCACGACCTGCGGCTCGGGGGTCACCGCCGCCATCCTCAGCCTGGCCCTGGATGAGATCGGCGCACGCAAGACATCCCTTTATGACGGCTCCTGGACGGAATGGGGCGGCCTCCCCGATACGCCCGTTGCCACCGGCAACAGCGCCGCATAGCGCACCGGACATAGTTGCCCGCGCGCGGACGGAAGAATGTCCGCGCGTCCCCGGACGGCCGTCAGGTCGGAACCGTTGCTTAGGGTGCCGGCGCCGCGCGCATCGCGAACCGGCCCCCCGCCGGCCCGCCCTGTGTTGAAAAGCATATTTAAATACTGATTCAGCGGATTTCCGCGCCACATAACGCATTTCGAAGATCCGCTCCAGATTCCGACTAAAAATTTCGAAAGAATTTTGAACCTTTTTGATTTTCGCCGGTTGGTCTGGTGAAGGACGCGCCGAACGTCGATTTCTGATCGATTAATCGGCCACTTCACAAAATGGTCCAAATATAGGCAGAAAAATGACTTATAAGAGCACCAGTATTGCACTTGCACTTGCCGCCATCACCATCGCCGCTCCGGCGGCGGCACTCGCCGACAGCGTCTCTGCGGGCGCTCTGACCAACAACGTCGTTGAAGCAGAGCCGACCATCGTGATGCCGCCGGCGCTCCAGACCGAGCCTGGCGTCAAGACAGATGTAAACGCCGAAAGCAATGTTTCCGCCAACACGCGCGAAGCCGAGCCCACGATTTCCACGCCGCCGGCGATTGAGCTTGATACCAGCGCCGACGCCAATGCGAACGCCAGCAGCAATGTTGCCGAAGGTGTGCGCGAGGCCGAGCCGACCATCTCGACGCCGCCTGCCGTTGAAGGCATGCAGAAGTCGGAAATGGACGCAAAGGCCGGATCGGACCAATACGCTCAAAGCGGCAACCCGACCGTTGACGCCGAGGCCAAGAAGGCCGAGCCGAGCCTTGTCGCCCCGCCCGCCGTGACGGTCGACTCCAGCGCCGAAGCCGGCGCCAGTGTCGGCGCTGACGCCGAGGGCACCGTCGCCGAAGGCACACGTGAAGCCGAGCCGACCATCCGTCCGACGCCCGGCAGCGAAGTGACCACCACGGGCTCGATCAATACGAGCGCCAAGGGTGACGTCACCGAGGACGTGCGCAAGGCGGAACCGACGATCGTCTCCCCGCCGTCGGTCGATACCGATGCCAATGCCACAACAAAATGAGGCGACACCACATGACTGTTCGAACGAAACGCGCCGCGATTCTTATCGCGGCGCTTGCCGCCTCCGCTCCGGGCGCAGCCCTGGCGCAGAGCGCCTCTCCCTTTGCCTTGATGGCCCAGAACGACGCCGTCGACTGTCTCACCGAGCCGGCAAAATGCCTCGACAAGGTATTGCCGAAGCGGGAAGCCGAGCCGACCGCCGATGAGCAGCCTAAGGCAGACAGCGAAGCCGATGCCAAGGCCGAAGCAGAAGCTAAAGCCGAGGCCGAGGTAAAGACTGACGCCGAGGTTAAGACCGAAACCGAGGTCAAGACCGAGACCGAAGCAAAATCGGAATCGGACGAGCCCGCTGAAAAGCCCGCTGCCGCCGCACCCGAATCGGCGCCCGATGCCAAGTCCGAAGAAGAAGCAAGATCCGAGGCGACGACCGAAGAGGCTAAGCCGGCTCGGGACAAGCCGCGAAAGGCCCGGGACGAAAAGCGAAACAACCGGGACGAAAAAAAGAAAAACCGCGCAGAAAACAAGCAACGGGAGCCCAACAGCAAACCGGCGGCGGCTCCCGCTCCGGGAGCCATCACGGCGGAACCGGTCCGCGAAGAGCAGCTTCAGCAAGAGCCGGCTCGTGACGCACGCGATGAGCCTCGCGACCAGCAGCTTCAGGCGGAGCCGACCCGTGACGCACGCGACGGAGGCCGCGATCGTGAACGCCGACGTGAGGAGCGTCGTCGCGATGCCCGCGATGGCAAGCAGGACGGCGCGCTTGAGTTCTCCCTGCCGATTCCCGGCGTCGAGGGCCGCGTGATCATTCGCCAGGACGGCAAGATCACGGTGAAGAGCGACGATGACCGCCGCTTCAGCCGCGATCGCAACGACCGCCGGGTGACCCAACTGCCCAACGGCCGCACACGCACCGTGGTCGAGCGCCCCAATGGCGCGCGCATCATCACCGTTCGCGCGGAAGACGGCACGATCCTGCGCCGTGTCCGCGAGGCGCCCAATGGCGAGCGCACCGTGCTCATCAACAGTGAGCGCGCTTATGAACGTCACGGCGGCCGCGAGCGCCGCCAGTTGCGGTTCGAAAGGCCGCTTGATATCGGCATTCCGCGCGACCGCTATATCGTCGACAGCGACCGCGCCCGCCCAGATGATATCGAGGACGCCCTGTCCGCCAGACCGGTGGAACAGGTCGAACGCGCCTATACGCTGGGCGAAATCCGCCACAACGAGCGCTTGCGCTCGAAATTGCGCCGGGTCGATCTGACGCTGACCTTTGCGTTTGATTCCGCCGCCATCCCGCGCGACCAGGTCGACGAGATGGACAAGATCGGACGCATCCTGCAGCGCGCCATCGAACGCAATCCGTCCGAGGTGTTCCTCATCGAGGGCCACACCGATGCGCCCGGTTCGGATGAGTACAACCTGCGCCTGTCGGACGCCCGCGCCGAGTCGCTGGCGATCGCCCTGTCGGACTACTACGACATCCCGCCGGAGAACCTGGTCACACAGGGCTATGGCGAGGATTACCTGAAGATCCCGACCGAGGGTCGCGAGCCGCGCAACCGCCGCGTCACGGTCCGCCGGATCACCCCGCTGCTGCACGGCGGGAACTGATCCGCTCGACCGACCGAACTGAAAAAGAAAGGCCGCGGCGAATTTCGCCGCGGCCTTTCCATATCTCACGTCTTTCCCTGAACGGGGACCGGCACCCCTAGTGCAGGATCTGGCTCAGGAACAGTTTCGTCCGCTCGTGCTGCGGGTTGGTGAAGAAGGCCTCCGGCTCGTTCTGCTCCACGATCTGACCATAATCCATGAAGATCACCCGGTTGGCGACCTGACGGGCGAAGCCCATCTCGTGGGTGACGCAGATCATCGTCATGCCCTCTTCGGCCAGGCCCACCATCACGTCGAGCACTTCCTTGATCATTTCCGGATCGAGCGCCGAGGTCGGCTCGTCGAACAGCATGATGCGCGGGCTCATGCACAGCGAGCGGGCGATGGCCACACGTTGCTGCTGACCGCCGGAAAGCTGACCGGGATATTTCAGCGCCTGCTCGGGGATCTTCACCCGCTCCAGGTAGTGCATCGCGACTTCCTCGGCCTGCTTCTTCGGCATCTTGCGCACCCAGATCGGTGCAAGCGTGAGGTTTTCCAGAATGGTGAGATGCGGAAACAGGTTGAAATGCTGGAACACCATGCCGACCTCGCGGCGGATCTCGTCAATCCGCTTCAGATCGTCGGTAAGCTCGATTCCGTCGACGGCAATCATGCCCTTCTGGTGCACTTCCAGCCGATTGATACAGCGGATCATGGTCGATTTGCCGGACCCCGAGGGACCGCACACCACGATACGCTCGCCACGCATCACCTTCAGGTTGATGTCCTTGAGCACGTGAAAGTCACCGTACCACTTGTTCATGCCGGCGATTTCAATGGCCACATCCGTGTCGGAGATCTGCATCTTCGAACGGTCGGCGCCAGCCGTATCGGCCGCCATAGCGTTCTCGCTCATAATTCCCATCCTTCAATTACGCGTGGATCGTGCCTGTGGGGCAGCCGATCAACGCTCGTGTCCGCGATGCAGTCGCTTTTCCATGTAGATGGAATAGCGAGACATGCTGAAGCAGAAGATCCAGAAGATGCTGGCGGCAACCAGATAGCCGGTTTGCGACTGCACCGGTGTCGACCAGCTTGAGTCCGAGAACGTCAGGTTGATCTGACCGAGCAGGTCGAACAAGCCGATGATCAGCACCAGGGTGGTGTCCTTGAACAGACCGATGAAGGTGTTGACGATACCGGGTATGACCAGCGTCAACGCTTGCGGCAGAATGATCAGGCCCATCATCGGCCAGAACCGCAGGCCCATGGCCATGGCGCCTTCATATTGCCCCTTCGGAATGGCCTGCAGGCCACCGCGCACCACCTCCGCCATATAGGCTGAGGAAAACAGCGCCACGCCGATCAGGGCGCGCAGCAACTTGTCGAAATCCGTGCCCTCGGGCAGGAACAACGGCAGCATCACCGAGGACATGAACAGCACGGTGATCAGCGGCACGCCGCGCCAGAACTCGATGAAGATGATCGACAGGATCTTGATGATCGGCAGAGTGGACCGCCGACCAAGCGCCAGCATGATGCCCAGCGGCAGCGAGGCGACGATGCCCGTTACCGCAACCACGAGGGTCACAAGCAGGCCACCCCAAAGCGCCGTCTCGATATGAACGAGCCCAAAATCATAGCTCATCGCCGCAAGCGCCACCGCGAAACCGGCGAAGAAGCCGCCCACGACCATGAAGAACCCGCTGAAAGCCTCAAGGGCCTCGCCGCCAACGCCTGCTTTCGCTGCCGCCCACAAGCCGAGCAAGACAACGGTCATCGTGAGCCAGAAGATCCAGAAGCCGAGTCCGATCTCGATGTGACCGCCAGTCAGCAGCACGAAGGCCACCACCGGAAAAACAGTGAGCATCAGCAGCGCGACCAGCGGCCGCTTCGGCATGCCTTCGATCATCATCCAGGCGATGCCCAGCGCGCCGAGACCATAGACGGTGTTGACCCGCCAGACTTCAGGATCCGGATAACGGCCGTAGATGAAGACCTTCCAGTTTGCCATCACGTAAGGCCAGCAGGCGCCGGGATTGGGCATACACGCCTCCCGTTTCAGACCTTCCGGATCCGACCAGGTGGCATTGACGAAGGCGAAGTTGACCACCGTCCAAATCTGCGAAAGCAGGAAATAGGATATCGAGACCGTCGCGATCATCATCAGGACGGATATCACCGATGTGGCGGGGGTCGAGAAGTTCGACATCGACGAGAACAGGTACTTCCAGAGCCAGCCCCGGATCCCGATTTCCCCGGGCGGAGGAGGCAGAACTGGCGCATCGTCGGTGCGCACATAGGCGAGTGGTTGTGTGCTCATGACCGTCTCCTCAACGCTCTGCCAGCTTCATGCGGCTGTTGTACCAATTCATGAACAATGCGGTCACGATGGAGAAGAACAGATAGACCAGCATCATCATGAAGATCATCTCGATTTCCTGGCCGACCTGGTTGAGAGCCGTGCCGGCGAACACGGACACGACGTCCGGGTAGGCAATGGCCACGGCGAGCGAGGAGTTCTTGATCAGGTTGAGATACTGGCTGGTCAACGGCGGAATGATCACCCGCATCGCCTGCGGAATAACCACCAGGCGCAGCGTCGGTCCGGCGCGAAGACCCAGCGCATGGGCGGCTTCCGTCTGACCGTGGCTGATGGCCAGGATGCCGGCACGAACGATCTCGGCGATAAAGGAGGCCGTGTAAAGCATCAGCGCCAACGTGACCGCGATCATCTCCGGCTTGATCACCATGCCGACCCCGGCTTCGTAACCACGCTTCAGCATCGGACCATCGGTGTGGAACAGCGGAACTTGCCAGTGCAACGGCGAGCCACTGAGAACGAAAACCACCAGCGGCAGACCGATAATCAGCCCGGCCGCGCCCCACCAAACCGGAAAGCGTTGACCCGTCATGGCTTGGCGCTTGGCCGACCATTTGTTCAACAGGATGGCGCCGGCAATGCCGACGAAGAACATGACGCCGGTGATCCAGAACCCCGGCTCCTGCACCGGCACAGGTGCATAGAGACCGGTCTTGTTGAGGCCCGCCAGACCAAAGAACAATGAGGACGCGGCGCGCTTTCCCGGCAGTTGCTCGATCAGAATCCGGTACCAGAAGAACAGCTGCAGCAGCAGCGGAACGTTGCGCAATGTCTCGACATAGATCATCGCGAATCCGCCGAGCACCACGTTGCGCGAAAGACGCATGATGCCGAGGAAGAACCCCAGGATCGTCGCACCGATGATGCCGACGACGGCCACAGCGAGCGTGTTGATCACGCCGATCCAGAAGACGTCCAGATACGTGGATGCGCCGATCTGAAAGTCGACCATGTAGGTCCCGAGCGTCGTCAGGATCTGGAAACCGGTGGTGTCGAAAAGGAACCCAAAACCGGATTTCTTGTCCAAGCGCGCCAGATTTTCGACCGTGTTGTAGGTGATCCAGCTAAAGAATGCGACCAACAGGACCAGCGTCAGGGCCTGGAAGAAGATGGCGCGTATC is a genomic window containing:
- a CDS encoding amino acid ABC transporter ATP-binding protein produces the protein MSENAMAADTAGADRSKMQISDTDVAIEIAGMNKWYGDFHVLKDINLKVMRGERIVVCGPSGSGKSTMIRCINRLEVHQKGMIAVDGIELTDDLKRIDEIRREVGMVFQHFNLFPHLTILENLTLAPIWVRKMPKKQAEEVAMHYLERVKIPEQALKYPGQLSGGQQQRVAIARSLCMSPRIMLFDEPTSALDPEMIKEVLDVMVGLAEEGMTMICVTHEMGFARQVANRVIFMDYGQIVEQNEPEAFFTNPQHERTKLFLSQILH
- a CDS encoding ABC transporter permease subunit (The N-terminal region of this protein, as described by TIGR01726, is a three transmembrane segment that identifies a subfamily of ABC transporter permease subunits, which specificities that include histidine, arginine, glutamine, glutamate, L-cystine (sic), the opines (in Agrobacterium) octopine and nopaline, etc.), whose product is MAVQDSLEASAVTQKSIIYDPKIRAIFFQALTLVLLVAFFSWITYNTVENLARLDKKSGFGFLFDTTGFQILTTLGTYMVDFQIGASTYLDVFWIGVINTLAVAVVGIIGATILGFFLGIMRLSRNVVLGGFAMIYVETLRNVPLLLQLFFWYRILIEQLPGKRAASSLFFGLAGLNKTGLYAPVPVQEPGFWITGVMFFVGIAGAILLNKWSAKRQAMTGQRFPVWWGAAGLIIGLPLVVFVLSGSPLHWQVPLFHTDGPMLKRGYEAGVGMVIKPEMIAVTLALMLYTASFIAEIVRAGILAISHGQTEAAHALGLRAGPTLRLVVIPQAMRVIIPPLTSQYLNLIKNSSLAVAIAYPDVVSVFAGTALNQVGQEIEMIFMMMLVYLFFSIVTALFMNWYNSRMKLAER
- a CDS encoding amino acid ABC transporter permease, with translation MSTQPLAYVRTDDAPVLPPPPGEIGIRGWLWKYLFSSMSNFSTPATSVISVLMMIATVSISYFLLSQIWTVVNFAFVNATWSDPEGLKREACMPNPGACWPYVMANWKVFIYGRYPDPEVWRVNTVYGLGALGIAWMMIEGMPKRPLVALLMLTVFPVVAFVLLTGGHIEIGLGFWIFWLTMTVVLLGLWAAAKAGVGGEALEAFSGFFMVVGGFFAGFAVALAAMSYDFGLVHIETALWGGLLVTLVVAVTGIVASLPLGIMLALGRRSTLPIIKILSIIFIEFWRGVPLITVLFMSSVMLPLFLPEGTDFDKLLRALIGVALFSSAYMAEVVRGGLQAIPKGQYEGAMAMGLRFWPMMGLIILPQALTLVIPGIVNTFIGLFKDTTLVLIIGLFDLLGQINLTFSDSSWSTPVQSQTGYLVAASIFWIFCFSMSRYSIYMEKRLHRGHER
- the sseA gene encoding 3-mercaptopyruvate sulfurtransferase gives rise to the protein MDRRNLVSSEWLHAHLEAPDVVVVDASWYLPNQNRDGHAEYLEAHIPGAVFFDIDAISDTSSNLPHMLPPAHVFSSHMRKLGIGDGQTIVVYDGAGLFSAARAWWMFRIMGVARVFVLDGGLPKWRAEKRPLEDGAVSRPDRHFSARLNHAMVRDVDDIRAIVTKGGAQIADARSRPRFDAVEKEPRPGLRSGHIPGSACVHYASLLDSNGCLKASAELEQTFRAAGIDPARPIVTTCGSGVTAAILSLALDEIGARKTSLYDGSWTEWGGLPDTPVATGNSAA
- a CDS encoding OmpA family protein, which encodes MAQNDAVDCLTEPAKCLDKVLPKREAEPTADEQPKADSEADAKAEAEAKAEAEVKTDAEVKTETEVKTETEAKSESDEPAEKPAAAAPESAPDAKSEEEARSEATTEEAKPARDKPRKARDEKRNNRDEKKKNRAENKQREPNSKPAAAPAPGAITAEPVREEQLQQEPARDARDEPRDQQLQAEPTRDARDGGRDRERRREERRRDARDGKQDGALEFSLPIPGVEGRVIIRQDGKITVKSDDDRRFSRDRNDRRVTQLPNGRTRTVVERPNGARIITVRAEDGTILRRVREAPNGERTVLINSERAYERHGGRERRQLRFERPLDIGIPRDRYIVDSDRARPDDIEDALSARPVEQVERAYTLGEIRHNERLRSKLRRVDLTLTFAFDSAAIPRDQVDEMDKIGRILQRAIERNPSEVFLIEGHTDAPGSDEYNLRLSDARAESLAIALSDYYDIPPENLVTQGYGEDYLKIPTEGREPRNRRVTVRRITPLLHGGN